From the Accumulibacter sp. genome, one window contains:
- a CDS encoding CDP-6-deoxy-delta-3,4-glucoseen reductase: protein MDHQVVVKPSGHVFSVSADESILAAALRQGLNLPYGCRDGVCGSCRGRVLSGEVAHGNASTAVLGESDRLAGFALLCCATARTDLCIETPEVRALTDIPVRTLPARVHRLLRVAPEVMIVELRLPSSERLQFLAGQYVDILLKDGKRRSFSLANAPHDDSVLQLHVRHVPGGRFTEHVFNSMRERDLLRLRGPLGSFFLRDDSPRPMLLVAGGTGFAPIKAIVEHALAQRSTRPMDIYWGARQRADLYLLQLARQWAAEHPWIRFVPVLSESPPADRWHGRTGLVHAAAMYDHPDLSQHQVYVCGAPAMVAAARTDFLAHCQLPTEEFFADSFDYAADTQLAIATGPAPEMNGSPHD, encoded by the coding sequence ATGGATCATCAGGTGGTTGTCAAGCCAAGCGGACATGTCTTCTCCGTCTCTGCCGACGAAAGCATCCTCGCCGCCGCACTCCGGCAAGGGCTGAACCTTCCCTACGGCTGCCGCGACGGTGTCTGCGGCAGCTGCCGCGGCCGCGTCCTGAGCGGCGAGGTGGCCCACGGCAACGCGTCGACCGCCGTTCTCGGCGAAAGCGACCGTCTGGCCGGGTTCGCCCTCCTTTGTTGCGCGACAGCAAGGACCGACCTCTGCATCGAGACCCCGGAAGTCAGGGCGCTCACCGACATACCCGTCCGCACCCTGCCGGCACGCGTGCACCGGCTGCTGCGCGTCGCGCCCGAAGTGATGATCGTCGAGCTGCGCCTGCCGAGCAGCGAGCGGCTGCAGTTTCTCGCCGGCCAGTACGTGGACATCCTGCTCAAGGACGGCAAGCGGCGCTCATTCTCGCTCGCCAATGCGCCGCACGACGACAGCGTCCTGCAGCTGCATGTCCGCCACGTGCCGGGTGGGCGGTTCACCGAACACGTCTTCAACAGCATGCGTGAGCGCGACCTGCTGCGCCTGCGTGGTCCCTTGGGCAGCTTCTTTCTGCGCGACGACTCGCCGAGGCCGATGCTCCTGGTTGCCGGTGGCACCGGCTTCGCGCCGATCAAGGCGATCGTCGAACATGCGCTGGCGCAACGCAGCACGCGACCGATGGACATCTACTGGGGTGCGCGCCAGCGAGCCGACCTCTACCTTCTGCAACTCGCGCGGCAATGGGCAGCGGAGCATCCCTGGATTCGCTTCGTCCCGGTCCTCTCGGAGTCACCGCCTGCCGACCGCTGGCATGGCCGCACTGGTCTGGTGCATGCGGCGGCGATGTACGACCACCCCGACCTGTCGCAACACCAAGTCTATGTCTGCGGCGCGCCGGCCATGGTTGCTGCCGCCCGCACGGATTTTCTTGCCCACTGCCAGTTGCCGACCGAAGAATTCTTCGCCGACTCCTTCGACTACGCTGCCGATACGCAACTGGCCATCGCTACCGGCCCTGCGCCGGAGATGAACGGATCACCGCATGACTGA
- a CDS encoding branched-chain amino acid ABC transporter permease: MDTLLQQLINGLTLGAVYALVALGYTMVYGIIGLINFAHGEVVMIGTMVAFTVIVSLAGSGMPPLLILTVGLLIAVVACMVLGWGLERVAYRPLRHAPRLTPLITAIGMSIVLQNVAMIIWGRNYITFPPMIDKRIYEVGGASFTNVQVAIVVLAALVMIGLTYLVQRTRMGMAMRATAQNQHVALLMGVDIDRVIAMAFIIGSALGALAGCMVGSYYEIAHYQMGFMLGLKAFTAAVLGGIGNMAGAMAGGLLLGIIEALGAGYIGDLTGNFLGSHYQDIFAFMVLIVVLMFRPSGLFGERTGDRA, encoded by the coding sequence ATGGACACTCTCCTGCAGCAACTCATCAACGGCCTCACGCTCGGCGCCGTCTATGCGCTCGTCGCGCTCGGCTATACGATGGTCTATGGCATCATCGGCCTGATCAACTTTGCCCACGGTGAAGTCGTAATGATCGGCACGATGGTCGCGTTCACCGTCATCGTCTCGCTGGCCGGGAGCGGCATGCCGCCGCTGCTGATTCTCACCGTTGGTCTGCTGATCGCAGTCGTCGCGTGCATGGTCCTGGGTTGGGGCCTCGAACGCGTCGCCTATCGTCCGCTGCGTCATGCACCGCGACTGACGCCGCTGATCACGGCAATCGGCATGTCGATCGTTCTGCAGAACGTGGCGATGATCATCTGGGGCCGCAACTACATCACTTTCCCGCCGATGATCGACAAGCGGATCTACGAGGTCGGTGGCGCCAGTTTCACCAACGTGCAAGTGGCGATCGTCGTTCTCGCCGCGCTGGTGATGATCGGACTGACCTACCTCGTGCAGCGCACCCGCATGGGCATGGCGATGCGGGCGACGGCGCAGAACCAGCATGTGGCGCTGCTGATGGGCGTCGACATCGATCGCGTGATCGCCATGGCTTTCATCATCGGCTCCGCTCTCGGAGCGCTGGCCGGCTGCATGGTCGGTTCATACTACGAGATCGCTCATTACCAGATGGGTTTCATGCTGGGCCTGAAGGCCTTCACCGCGGCCGTGCTCGGCGGGATCGGCAACATGGCGGGTGCCATGGCCGGCGGTCTGCTGCTCGGAATCATCGAGGCGCTGGGCGCTGGCTACATCGGTGACCTCACGGGCAACTTCCTCGGCAGCCACTATCAGGACATCTTCGCTTTCATGGTGCTCATCGTCGTGCTGATGTTCCGTCCTTCCGGACTGTTCGGCGAGCGCACGGGAGACCGGGCATGA
- a CDS encoding ABC transporter ATP-binding protein has product MAEQRQILLAAHEVAKHFGGVKALHDVSLTIHRGEIYGLIGPNGAGKTTFFNCLTGLYRNESGHFVFDGVRLAADAPHKAAAVGIARTFQNIRLFGNMTAIENVMVGRHLRTRAGVFGAISRNPATRAEEEAIARRADELLHYVGIQERAHDYARHLSYGDQRRLEIARALATEPKLLALDEPAAGMNGTETEALRVLVEGIRRDGVTVLLIEHDVKLVMGLCDRVAVLDYGEKICEDVPAVVQKDPRVIEAYLGA; this is encoded by the coding sequence ATGGCAGAGCAGCGGCAGATTCTTCTCGCGGCACACGAGGTCGCCAAACACTTCGGCGGCGTCAAGGCGCTGCACGACGTTTCCCTGACCATCCACCGCGGCGAGATCTATGGCCTGATCGGACCGAATGGCGCCGGCAAGACAACCTTTTTCAATTGCCTCACCGGTCTCTACCGGAACGAAAGCGGTCACTTCGTTTTCGACGGCGTGAGGCTCGCGGCCGATGCCCCGCACAAGGCCGCCGCAGTCGGTATCGCGCGGACGTTCCAGAACATCCGGCTGTTCGGCAACATGACGGCGATCGAGAATGTCATGGTCGGGCGCCACCTGCGCACCCGCGCCGGCGTCTTCGGCGCCATCAGTCGAAACCCGGCGACGCGTGCCGAAGAGGAGGCGATTGCGCGGCGCGCCGACGAACTGCTGCACTACGTGGGTATCCAGGAGCGGGCGCATGATTATGCGCGGCACCTGTCGTACGGTGACCAGAGACGGCTTGAGATTGCGCGTGCGCTTGCCACGGAACCCAAGCTGCTGGCGCTCGACGAGCCGGCGGCCGGGATGAACGGTACCGAAACCGAGGCATTGCGCGTACTCGTGGAGGGAATCCGGCGCGACGGCGTGACGGTTCTGCTCATTGAGCATGATGTCAAGCTGGTGATGGGACTGTGTGACCGGGTTGCGGTCCTTGATTACGGCGAGAAGATCTGCGAGGACGTGCCGGCAGTGGTGCAGAAGGATCCGCGCGTCATCGAGGCCTACCTCGGTGCTTAG
- a CDS encoding EAL and HDOD domain-containing protein — MTEVFISRQPLVNRQNRIIATRLLLHLTADDGMPAAVMALDSLASVWPIGGKPLFVSCPAAAIDARLLDWSAPENATIELPATCLLGEHGPDLIAAIQTWQPTICLHFDPQAARALSLGLQCRFIGFDTECLNSAQLKLLAARTRSHGMGIAFKVPTTADFRASMDAGMTAAAGWFFTTPSGVPAKTLSASQANIMRLVNLVRNNAEMREIEVALKQDVAISYRLLRYINSAGFGLSCEIQSFRHAVTMLGYDKLNRWLSLLLATASKDPLAPALMHTSLVRARLIELLATGLVDKSEYDNLFITGAFSLLDALLGLTMEQILEAMRLPEPITDALLGNGGRYQAFLDLALASEAGDGPAIAEQAGMLGLTAAQFNSAQLQALAFADAMEF, encoded by the coding sequence ATGACTGAGGTCTTCATATCGCGCCAGCCGCTGGTCAACCGACAGAACCGGATCATCGCCACCCGCCTGTTGCTCCATCTCACCGCCGACGACGGCATGCCGGCCGCCGTGATGGCGCTCGACTCTCTCGCCAGCGTCTGGCCCATCGGCGGCAAGCCACTTTTCGTCAGTTGCCCGGCGGCCGCCATCGATGCTCGCCTCCTCGACTGGTCGGCACCCGAAAACGCGACGATCGAGTTGCCCGCGACATGCCTGCTCGGCGAGCACGGACCGGATCTGATCGCCGCCATCCAGACCTGGCAACCGACGATCTGCCTGCATTTCGATCCGCAAGCGGCGCGAGCGCTGTCGCTCGGACTGCAATGCCGCTTCATCGGCTTCGACACGGAATGTCTGAACAGCGCCCAGCTCAAGCTTCTCGCCGCCCGCACAAGGAGCCACGGCATGGGCATCGCCTTCAAGGTGCCGACGACGGCCGACTTTCGCGCCAGCATGGACGCCGGCATGACGGCAGCTGCCGGCTGGTTCTTCACCACCCCCAGCGGCGTCCCGGCCAAGACACTGAGCGCCAGCCAGGCAAACATCATGCGCCTGGTCAATCTGGTGCGGAACAATGCCGAGATGCGGGAGATCGAGGTGGCGCTGAAGCAGGATGTGGCGATCTCCTACAGGCTGCTGCGCTACATCAACTCGGCTGGCTTCGGTCTGTCCTGCGAAATCCAGTCGTTTCGCCATGCGGTGACGATGCTCGGCTACGACAAGCTCAATCGCTGGCTGTCGCTGCTGCTCGCCACTGCCAGCAAGGATCCGCTGGCACCGGCACTGATGCACACTTCGCTCGTGAGAGCTCGCCTGATCGAGTTGCTGGCCACCGGTCTGGTCGACAAGTCCGAATACGACAACCTGTTCATCACCGGTGCATTCTCCCTGCTCGACGCGTTGCTCGGTCTCACCATGGAGCAGATTCTCGAAGCGATGCGCTTGCCGGAGCCAATTACCGACGCGCTGCTCGGCAACGGCGGGCGCTACCAGGCCTTTCTTGACTTGGCACTGGCCAGCGAAGCCGGTGATGGACCTGCCATCGCCGAGCAGGCGGGAATGCTCGGACTGACCGCCGCACAGTTCAACAGCGCGCAACTTCAGGCACTGGCATTCGCCGACGCAATGGAGTTCTGA
- a CDS encoding ABC transporter ATP-binding protein: MLEVNGLRVSYGGIQAVRGISFHVSEGEMVALIGANGAGKSSTLRALARLLEPAGGDVRYRGKELLQVPPHCLVTEGIALVPEGRGVFPRMTTLENLYMGAYARNDKTAVARDLEHVLGLFPRLKERAQQVAGTLSGGEQQMLAIGRALMSKPRLLLLDEPSMGLAPIMVQKIFEVIRAVASEGMTILLIEQNAKLALEVSQRGYVMESGEITVTDESTRLLADPKVRAAYLGE; this comes from the coding sequence ATGCTGGAAGTCAACGGCTTGCGTGTCTCCTACGGCGGCATTCAGGCGGTTCGTGGCATCAGCTTTCACGTCAGCGAGGGCGAGATGGTGGCCCTCATCGGTGCCAACGGTGCCGGCAAGAGCAGCACGTTGCGGGCGCTGGCGCGCCTGCTCGAGCCTGCCGGCGGCGACGTGCGCTACCGTGGCAAGGAACTCCTGCAGGTGCCACCGCATTGCCTCGTCACCGAGGGCATTGCCCTGGTGCCCGAGGGCAGGGGGGTGTTCCCGCGCATGACCACCCTCGAAAACCTGTACATGGGCGCCTACGCCCGCAACGACAAGACGGCGGTCGCGCGTGACCTCGAACATGTGCTCGGCCTCTTCCCGCGCCTCAAGGAGCGGGCGCAACAGGTTGCGGGAACGCTCTCGGGTGGCGAACAGCAGATGCTGGCGATCGGTCGCGCCCTGATGAGCAAGCCGCGCCTGCTGTTGCTCGACGAGCCGTCGATGGGGCTCGCGCCAATCATGGTGCAGAAGATTTTCGAGGTGATCCGTGCCGTTGCCAGCGAGGGCATGACGATCCTGCTCATCGAGCAGAATGCCAAACTGGCGCTGGAGGTGAGTCAGCGCGGCTATGTCATGGAAAGTGGCGAGATCACGGTGACTGACGAATCCACCCGTCTGCTGGCCGACCCGAAGGTGCGCGCCGCGTATCTGGGCGAATAG
- the lgt gene encoding prolipoprotein diacylglyceryl transferase: MLTHPQFDPVAVSLGPLRVHWYGLMYLVAFLQFWWLGKYRLLHQPQLARAGWTVRQLDDLLFYGVLGVIVGGRLGQVLFYEPGYYLTQPLQILAIWRGGMSFHGGLLGVLAAMALYARKSARHWLEITDFIAPLVPLGLAAGRIGNFINGELWGRAADPSLPWAMVFPAVDELPRHPSQLYQAGLEGLLLFVVLWLYARRERPHGAVSGAFLVGYGILRWLAEYFRSPDAGIFGFSHTVSMGQWLSLPMVAAGILLIVAAGRQRA; the protein is encoded by the coding sequence GTGTTGACCCATCCGCAGTTCGACCCAGTCGCCGTCTCGCTCGGCCCACTGCGTGTGCACTGGTACGGTCTGATGTATCTGGTCGCCTTTCTCCAGTTCTGGTGGCTCGGCAAGTACCGGCTGCTGCATCAGCCGCAGTTAGCCCGCGCGGGCTGGACCGTCCGGCAGCTCGACGACCTGCTCTTCTACGGCGTCCTCGGAGTGATCGTCGGTGGCCGCCTCGGGCAGGTGCTGTTCTACGAGCCGGGCTACTACCTGACGCAGCCGCTGCAGATTCTGGCCATCTGGCGCGGTGGCATGTCCTTTCACGGCGGCCTGCTCGGCGTGCTGGCGGCGATGGCGCTGTACGCGCGCAAGAGCGCTCGCCACTGGCTCGAAATCACCGACTTCATCGCGCCGCTGGTGCCCCTCGGACTCGCCGCCGGGCGCATCGGCAACTTCATCAATGGCGAGCTGTGGGGCCGCGCAGCCGATCCTTCACTGCCCTGGGCGATGGTCTTCCCGGCAGTGGACGAACTGCCGCGCCATCCCTCGCAGCTCTATCAGGCCGGACTCGAAGGCCTGCTGCTGTTCGTCGTGCTCTGGCTGTACGCCCGCCGCGAGCGGCCACACGGCGCCGTCTCGGGCGCCTTTCTCGTCGGTTATGGAATCCTGCGCTGGCTGGCCGAGTATTTCCGCTCGCCCGACGCCGGGATTTTCGGCTTTTCCCATACCGTCAGCATGGGGCAGTGGCTGTCACTGCCGATGGTCGCTGCCGGCATCCTGTTGATCGTCGCCGCGGGCCGCCAGCGCGCCTGA
- a CDS encoding ABC transporter permease subunit: MSGESRRGPRGLQQWLGLLLLLGVLLAVPFVAALGGQAWVRIANFAILYVFLALGLNIVVGYAGLLDLGYVAFYAVGAYCYALLASPHFGIHLPFWVILPLGAALACLFGVLLGAPTLKLRGDYLAIVTLGFGEIIRIFMNNLNAPINITNGAQGITLIDPIRIGEFSFAKTSSLFGISLSGPQKYYFLLVALAALVIVINIRLQNSRIGRAWQAIREDEVAAKACGINTRNIKLLAFAMGASFGGIAGGVFAAMQGFVSPESFSLMESITILAMVVLGGMGHIPGVILGAVLLTGLPEALRYGIEPLQKAVFGRMIIDPESLRMLVFGLALVLVMRFRPAGLWPSSLRRRELSEATD; the protein is encoded by the coding sequence ATGAGCGGCGAGTCGAGACGCGGTCCGCGCGGGCTGCAGCAGTGGCTGGGGTTGCTGCTGCTCCTCGGAGTCCTGCTGGCGGTGCCCTTTGTCGCCGCTCTCGGAGGCCAGGCCTGGGTCCGCATTGCCAACTTCGCGATTCTCTATGTCTTCCTCGCGCTCGGCCTCAACATCGTCGTTGGCTACGCCGGTCTTCTGGACCTCGGTTACGTTGCCTTCTACGCGGTCGGGGCCTATTGCTACGCACTTCTGGCATCGCCACATTTTGGTATCCACCTGCCGTTCTGGGTGATCCTGCCTCTCGGCGCGGCGCTCGCCTGCCTCTTCGGCGTCCTTCTGGGCGCGCCGACGCTGAAGTTGCGCGGCGACTATCTGGCGATCGTCACGCTCGGTTTCGGCGAGATCATCCGCATCTTCATGAACAACCTCAACGCACCGATCAACATCACGAACGGTGCGCAGGGGATCACGCTGATCGACCCGATCCGCATCGGCGAATTCTCTTTTGCCAAGACCAGCAGCCTCTTCGGCATTTCCCTCTCCGGCCCGCAGAAATATTACTTCCTGCTCGTTGCGCTGGCGGCGCTGGTCATCGTCATCAACATCCGCCTGCAAAATTCGCGCATCGGCAGGGCCTGGCAGGCAATTCGCGAGGATGAGGTGGCAGCCAAGGCCTGCGGCATCAACACGCGCAACATCAAGTTGCTGGCTTTCGCCATGGGGGCCTCTTTCGGCGGCATAGCCGGAGGAGTGTTTGCTGCCATGCAGGGGTTCGTCAGTCCCGAGAGCTTCTCGTTGATGGAGTCGATCACGATCCTGGCGATGGTGGTTCTTGGCGGCATGGGGCACATTCCGGGCGTGATTCTCGGCGCAGTCCTGCTGACCGGGCTGCCCGAGGCCTTGCGCTACGGCATCGAGCCGCTGCAGAAAGCGGTCTTCGGGCGCATGATCATCGATCCCGAAAGCCTGCGCATGCTCGTCTTCGGTCTGGCACTGGTGCTCGTGATGCGTTTCCGCCCGGCGGGCTTGTGGCCCTCGTCGTTGCGCCGCCGCGAACTCAGTGAGGCGACGGACTGA
- a CDS encoding branched-chain amino acid ABC transporter substrate-binding protein, protein MIGCGKKEEPKAAAPAPAPAAAPAPAPKPEMVVKIGHVAPLTGPIAHLGKDNENGARLAVDDANAKKLEIDGKIVKFELLGEDDQADPKTGTVVAQKLVDAKVAGVVGHLNSGTTIPASAIYNQAGLPQISPSATNPKYTQQGFNTTFRVMANDIQQGSVVGTYAVKDMGAKKVAIIDDRTAYGQGLADEVEKAAKAAGATIVAREFTTDKATDFKAILTKIKAKNPDVIFLGGMDAVGGPMLKQIKELGIKAKFTTGDGGCSPELIKLAGAASEGVICTQAGLPVDKLPNGQKFVEDFTKKYGQIQIYSPYSYDAVMVLVDAMKRANSADPVKYLPEVGKTAYDGVTGKIEFDEKGDIKNGAITVFVIKEGKLVTLKSEGGTAAAAPAPAAAPAAAPEAKK, encoded by the coding sequence ATGATCGGCTGCGGGAAGAAGGAGGAACCCAAGGCTGCTGCACCAGCGCCGGCACCGGCCGCTGCGCCGGCACCTGCGCCGAAGCCGGAGATGGTGGTCAAGATCGGCCACGTCGCCCCGCTGACCGGGCCGATCGCCCACCTTGGCAAGGACAACGAGAACGGCGCCCGCCTTGCCGTCGACGACGCCAACGCCAAGAAGCTGGAGATCGACGGCAAGATCGTCAAGTTCGAGCTGCTCGGCGAGGACGACCAGGCGGATCCGAAGACCGGTACCGTGGTGGCCCAGAAGCTGGTCGACGCGAAGGTGGCCGGTGTCGTTGGGCACCTGAACTCGGGTACCACGATTCCCGCTTCGGCGATCTACAACCAGGCGGGTCTGCCACAGATTTCACCCTCGGCGACGAATCCCAAGTACACGCAACAGGGCTTCAACACGACCTTCCGTGTCATGGCCAACGACATCCAGCAGGGTTCGGTGGTCGGCACCTACGCTGTCAAGGACATGGGTGCGAAGAAGGTGGCGATCATCGACGACCGGACCGCCTATGGCCAAGGTCTCGCCGACGAGGTCGAGAAGGCTGCCAAGGCCGCGGGTGCCACCATTGTCGCGCGCGAGTTCACCACCGACAAGGCGACCGATTTCAAGGCGATCCTGACCAAGATCAAGGCCAAGAATCCCGACGTGATCTTCCTCGGCGGCATGGACGCAGTCGGTGGTCCGATGCTCAAGCAGATCAAGGAACTCGGTATCAAGGCGAAGTTCACCACCGGTGACGGTGGTTGCTCGCCGGAGCTGATCAAGCTCGCGGGTGCCGCCTCGGAAGGCGTCATCTGCACGCAAGCCGGTCTGCCGGTCGACAAGCTGCCGAACGGCCAGAAGTTCGTCGAGGACTTCACCAAGAAGTACGGCCAGATCCAGATCTATTCGCCGTACAGCTATGATGCGGTGATGGTGCTGGTCGATGCGATGAAGCGGGCGAATTCGGCTGACCCGGTCAAGTACCTGCCGGAAGTCGGCAAGACCGCCTACGACGGAGTCACCGGCAAGATCGAGTTCGACGAGAAGGGTGACATCAAGAACGGCGCGATCACCGTTTTCGTGATCAAGGAAGGCAAGCTGGTCACGCTGAAGTCCGAGGGTGGTACCGCGGCGGCGGCTCCCGCACCCGCAGCAGCGCCGGCGGCAGCTCCGGAAGCCAAGAAGTAA
- a CDS encoding c-type cytochrome → MKAIYACLLAAAGVMSAGAVQADEALAKSKNCLSCHAVDKKVVGPAYKDVAKKYTAKDEAMLAEKVIKGGKGVWGPVPMPPNPSVTPDEANKLVKWILSLK, encoded by the coding sequence ATGAAAGCGATCTACGCGTGCCTGCTGGCGGCTGCCGGCGTGATGTCTGCGGGTGCTGTCCAGGCTGATGAGGCCTTGGCCAAGTCGAAGAACTGCCTGTCTTGTCACGCGGTGGACAAGAAGGTCGTTGGCCCGGCGTACAAGGATGTGGCCAAGAAGTACACGGCCAAGGATGAAGCCATGCTCGCCGAGAAGGTGATCAAGGGCGGCAAGGGTGTTTGGGGGCCGGTGCCGATGCCGCCGAATCCCTCCGTCACCCCCGACGAGGCGAACAAGCTCGTCAAGTGGATTCTCAGCCTGAAGTGA
- the ilvD gene encoding dihydroxy-acid dehydratase — MPHYRSRTSTHGRNMAGARALWRATGMADGDFGKPIIAVVNSFTQFVPGHVHLKDLGQLVAREIEAAGGVAKEFNTIAIDDGIAMGHDGMLYSLPSRDLIADSVEYMVNAHCADAMVCISNCDKITPGMLMAAMRVNIPTIFVSGGPMEAGKVQWGGKVVAIDLVDAMVKGGDSNCSDAEVDAFERSACPTCGSCSGMFTANSMNCLTEALGFSLPGNGSLLATHADRRGLFLEAGRRIVDLCRRYYERDDVAVLPRSIGSLAAFENAMALDVSMGGSTNTVLHILAAAQEGGVDFTMADIDRISRRVPCLAKVAPATPDYHMEDVHRAGGIFAILGELDRAGLIHRDVPTVHAATLGEAIDRWDVLRAQEAVVSEFYRAAPGGIPTQTAFSQSRRYPDLDLDRAGGCIRSQPHAYSQDGGLAVLYGNIAVDGCIVKTAGVDEAIWVFSGRARVFESQDDAVQAILGDQVRAGEVVVIRYEGPKGGPGMQEMLYPTSYLKSKGLGKACALLTDGRFSGGTSGLSIGHVSPEAAEGGAIGLVEEGDLIEIDIPGRRIHLAIADAELARRRAAMDARGDSAWQPAAARARVVSRALQAYALMATSAATGAVRDIGQLRGA, encoded by the coding sequence ATGCCGCACTATCGTTCCCGCACCTCGACGCACGGTCGCAACATGGCTGGCGCGCGCGCCCTCTGGCGTGCCACCGGGATGGCCGATGGCGATTTCGGAAAGCCGATCATCGCGGTCGTCAATTCCTTCACGCAGTTCGTCCCCGGACACGTGCACCTCAAGGACCTCGGGCAGCTGGTGGCGCGCGAGATCGAGGCTGCCGGCGGCGTGGCGAAGGAATTCAACACCATAGCGATCGATGACGGAATCGCCATGGGGCACGACGGCATGCTCTATTCCCTGCCCTCGCGTGACCTCATCGCCGATTCGGTCGAGTATATGGTGAATGCCCACTGTGCCGATGCCATGGTGTGCATCTCGAACTGCGACAAGATCACTCCGGGCATGCTGATGGCGGCGATGCGCGTGAACATCCCGACGATCTTCGTCTCCGGTGGTCCGATGGAGGCCGGCAAGGTACAGTGGGGTGGCAAGGTGGTGGCGATCGACCTCGTTGACGCGATGGTCAAGGGCGGCGACAGCAACTGCTCCGACGCCGAGGTCGACGCCTTCGAGCGTTCGGCGTGCCCGACCTGTGGCTCCTGCTCCGGCATGTTCACCGCCAACTCGATGAACTGCCTCACCGAAGCGCTCGGCTTTTCTTTGCCCGGCAACGGCAGCCTGCTGGCCACCCACGCCGATCGTCGCGGACTGTTCCTCGAGGCCGGCCGGCGGATCGTCGATCTCTGCCGCCGGTACTACGAGCGCGATGACGTTGCGGTGTTGCCCCGTTCGATCGGCAGCCTGGCTGCCTTCGAGAACGCGATGGCGCTTGACGTGTCGATGGGTGGCTCGACCAACACAGTGCTGCACATTCTCGCTGCGGCGCAGGAAGGCGGCGTCGATTTCACGATGGCCGACATCGACCGCATCTCGCGCCGGGTGCCGTGTCTGGCGAAGGTCGCGCCGGCGACGCCCGACTACCACATGGAGGACGTGCACCGCGCCGGCGGCATTTTCGCGATTCTCGGCGAACTCGACCGGGCAGGGCTGATCCATCGCGACGTGCCGACCGTCCATGCGGCGACGCTGGGCGAAGCGATCGATCGCTGGGACGTCCTGCGCGCGCAGGAGGCGGTGGTCAGCGAGTTCTATCGCGCCGCACCCGGGGGCATTCCGACGCAGACGGCGTTCTCGCAGAGCCGTCGTTACCCGGACCTCGACCTCGACCGTGCCGGTGGCTGCATTCGCAGCCAGCCACATGCCTATTCGCAGGACGGAGGTCTTGCCGTTCTCTACGGCAACATTGCCGTGGATGGCTGCATCGTCAAGACCGCCGGCGTCGATGAGGCGATCTGGGTGTTCAGCGGGCGGGCACGGGTCTTCGAAAGCCAGGACGACGCGGTGCAGGCGATCCTTGGTGACCAGGTGCGTGCCGGCGAGGTGGTGGTGATTCGCTACGAAGGGCCAAAGGGAGGCCCGGGAATGCAGGAGATGCTCTATCCCACCTCCTACCTCAAGTCGAAGGGGCTGGGCAAAGCCTGTGCGCTGCTGACCGATGGGCGCTTCTCCGGCGGCACGTCGGGCCTGTCGATCGGCCATGTCTCGCCCGAGGCCGCCGAAGGCGGGGCGATCGGCCTCGTCGAAGAGGGCGACCTGATCGAGATCGACATTCCCGGCCGTCGCATCCATCTGGCCATCGCTGACGCCGAGCTGGCGAGGCGACGGGCGGCGATGGATGCCCGCGGCGATTCTGCCTGGCAACCGGCGGCTGCCCGCGCGCGCGTCGTTTCGCGTGCGCTGCAGGCGTACGCGCTGATGGCCACCTCGGCCGCCACTGGCGCCGTCCGCGATATCGGACAGCTGCGCGGCGCCTGA